One genomic segment of Gasterosteus aculeatus chromosome 6, fGasAcu3.hap1.1, whole genome shotgun sequence includes these proteins:
- the LOC144382995 gene encoding uncharacterized protein LOC144382995, translating to MPPPRKVLKRGTGDIHRSGDNHNNNDGGYRVLLQNTEKQLKSLRALVERSRVDAAAAAAAAAAYPAEAFHDVDRIHYTEQHSSYLDSGYADLVSVLDPGFNTTGANSHVLDHADGPLVYTDNDAGAGGCVLAEICDDRLNQMGANGDVEHEQGVGGPAEGHEGWSWEQARTEGGHDDTLTGGGEIMRGGETSSGIEGRTVTMREMPSFNAFELRQGVDFRNVDLTDLEQIPYMVREIVAGVIDRAVEASPAGSVLNVLLRGPSLASDIQAVLRVNESYNSDLFMEQIAQVIQSNDETITDDELELVITVAKNRNGGGYLKLANVPYDVILSKKGRFLHTPDNTDNNLCFSLCLAHFNHPDMSLQDKVRFATQLHRSLGFGPMHKVSFSDVDAFERHLGVKIIIFHHAAAGRKRLQCFQTHDAPHPRTVWLYLHNDHYHLIENQQGFFGAKQVCQYCYQAYEHRLYHSCEQLCNVCFTLECRTQLGKTQKCGDCKRICKSKYCFDQHKRPESVHALIPCDAMKYCEACGKTYKAGQKAHKCAPKVCVHCGEQQLESNDKHECFIQPLEKKEPQTTYILFDFETRFHNGKHEANYVCAMDLEGKKFCFSTLNCVDTFVKYYRRPRYKGYTFIAHNASGFDNYILLEYFVKQKITPQVTMRGSRVILMYDRSYRQRWIDSFSFLPMRLSKTPAALGFSDVEKGYFPHKFNTREHEYYVGKYPDPSYYGFDDMSDSDKARFMEWYNTVSGGTFDFQKEIGRYCVNDVEVLRKACSIYRETFIECTELDPFSFTTLASSCMGVFKTLFLPKDTVALTFEGAYTAQNKTYSDVSMQWLEYVALTENIEIKHALNHGEQLFEPFYVDGYNSVTNTCYEFAGCFFHGCVKCHVQSDMNPVTKITYGRQYRVFMDKIYSLQKQHGLRVVVMWECEWSSLKRTSGAVQAFMVTYKKRERLEPRKALFGGRTNAMKLYHKIGADEKIRYYDFTSLYPTVQAKKQYPVGHPQVILKDFESIDKYFGLIKCTVLPPRGLFHPVLPYRCHDKLMFPLCGKCAEDLNQSGECTHGDRDRLLAGVWVSIELQKAVEKGYRLVSIDEVWHFPNKTDTLFSGYVKTFMKCKQEASGYPGHVKTPDDKEKYVKDYFEKEGIQLNPDKIRVNKAMRSCNKLLLNSLWGRFSMRNNMPACELITDPARFTQLMFSDHFDVRQFCFISDDVALVQWRHADARGSRIKDVNVFIGALTTAHARLMLYDLLDKLQERVLYCDTDSIVFTSRGSDWVPPLGAYLGDLTDELNSGDICGLPSEDYITEFVSGGPKCYAYNTIQGKTAVKCKGVTLNARNASVVTPQSLIGLVQAYVTNHNTHTLTTVSETIRRDKKKFHLKNETVFKQVRVVYNKRRVLSDYTTLPYGY from the coding sequence atgcctccccccagaaaagttttgaagaggggcacgggtgatatacatcgatcaggggataaccataataataatgatggtgggtatagggtcctgttacagaatacagagaaacagcttaaaagcctacgtgcactggtggagagatcgcgcgttgatgctgctgctgctgctgctgctgctgctgcataccctgccgaagcttttcatgatgttgacagaattcattatacggaacaacattcatcgtatctagatagcggctatgcagacttggtcagtgtcctagacccagggtttaataccacaggcgcaaatagccacgtgttggatcatgcagacggcccacttgtgtacacagacaatgatgcaggggctggggggtgtgtgttggcagaaatatgtgacgaccggctgaatcagatgggggcaaatggagatgtggagcatgaacagggtgttggggggcctgctgagggtcatgagggatggtcatgggagcaggcccgaacagaaggggggcatgatgatacactaacaggaggaggggagataatgagggggggtgagacctcctcaggcatagagggaaggacagtcaccatgagagagatgccttcattcaatgcatttgagcttagacaaggggttgatttcagaaacgtggatcttactgacctcgagcaaatcccctacatggtcagagaaatagtggcgggtgtaattgatagagctgtagaggcctctccggctggtagtgtgctgaacgttttgttacggggaccttcattggctagtgacatacaagctgttctacgcgtaaacgagtcgtacaactctgacttgtttatggagcaaattgcacaagtgatacagagcaatgatgagactataacggatgatgaattggaattagtgatcaccgtagctaaaaacagaaacggtgggggttatctaaaattagcaaatgtcccatatgatgtgatattatcaaagaagggtcggtttctgcacacccctgacaatactgataataacctgtgcttttcgctctgtttagcacattttaatcatccagacatgtccctgcaagataaagtgagatttgcaactcaactacatagatcgttgggttttggaccaatgcacaaggtctcattctccgatgtagatgctttcgaaagacatctgggtgtgaaaatcataatcttccaccatgcagcagcaggtcgtaaacgacttcagtgtttccaaacccacgatgcgcctcatccccggacagtctggttatatctacacaatgaccattatcacctgattgaaaaccagcaaggcttttttggggcaaaacaagtatgtcagtattgctaccaagcctatgaacatcgattataccacagctgtgaacagctgtgtaatgtgtgttttacattagagtgtcgtacacagctgggtaaaacacagaaatgcggtgattgtaaacgcatatgtaagtcgaaatattgttttgatcagcacaagcggccagaaagcgtccatgccctcatcccctgtgatgctatgaaatactgtgaggcatgtggaaaaacatacaaagcaggacaaaaagcgcacaaatgcgcgccaaaagtctgcgtccactgtggtgagcaacagttggagagcaatgataaacatgagtgttttattcagcctcttgaaaagaaagagccgcaaacaacctacatattatttgactttgagacaaggtttcataacggaaaacacgaggcaaattatgtatgtgctatggatttagagggaaaaaagttttgtttcagtactttgaattgtgtggacacctttgtgaagtattacagaagacctagatacaaaggctacacgtttatcgcccacaacgcatccggctttgacaactatattctgttggaatattttgtcaaacaaaagatcactccgcaagtcaccatgagagggagtcgggtgatactgatgtatgacaggtcataccggcagagatggattgactcattcagtttccttcccatgcgattgtcaaaaacccccgctgccctagggttcagtgatgtcgagaaaggctattttccccacaagttcaacacccgggagcatgagtattatgtcggtaaatatcctgatccgtcctactacggctttgacgatatgagtgatagcgataaagcgagattcatggaatggtataataccgtttcaggaggaacatttgacttccaaaaagaaatcggacgctactgtgttaacgatgtagaagtgttgcgaaaagcctgcagcatctatcgtgagacattcatagagtgcacggaacttgaccccttctcatttaccaccctagcatccagctgcatgggggtgttcaaaaccctgtttctcccaaaggacacagttgctctaacgtttgagggggcatacactgctcagaataagacgtattctgatgtatcgatgcaatggcttgaatatgtggccctcacagagaatattgagattaaacatgctctcaatcacggtgaacagctttttgagccgttctatgtggatggctataactctgtaacaaacacttgctatgaatttgcgggatgttttttccacggatgtgtcaaatgccacgtccagagcgacatgaaccctgttacaaaaatcacctacggtagacaatacagggtgttcatggacaaaatatattctctacaaaaacaacacgggctgcgagttgtagtgatgtgggagtgtgagtggtcgtcgttaaaacggacgagcggggctgtacaggcttttatggttacttacaaaaagcgtgagcgtctagagcctagaaaggccctctttgggggacgtacaaacgctatgaagctgtaccacaagatcggtgctgatgaaaaaatcaggtactacgacttcaccagtctttatccgacggttcaggctaaaaagcagtatccagttggacatcctcaggttatcctgaaggattttgagtctattgacaagtattttggactcataaagtgcacagtgctaccgcccagagggctgtttcacccggtcctaccatacagatgtcatgacaaactcatgttcccattgtgtggcaaatgtgctgaggatttgaatcagagtggcgagtgcactcacggagacagagacagactgctggcgggggtctgggtgtcaattgaactgcagaaggctgtggaaaagggatacaggcttgtgtccattgatgaagtttggcatttccccaacaaaacagacacattgttcagcgggtatgtgaagacattcatgaagtgtaaacaggaagcgtcaggctaccCGGGCCATGTTAAAACCCCcgacgacaaggagaaatatgtcaaagactattttgaaaaggaaggcattcaattaaaccctgacaaaatcagggtcaacaaagccatgagaagctgcaacaaactcctcctaaactctttgtggggccgttttagtatgcgcaataatatgcctgcatgcgagctgatcacagatccggctcggttcacacaattgatgtttagtgaccactttgatgtgcgacaattctgttttatctcagatgacgtggctttggtacagtggcgacatgcagacgcccgcggttcccgtataaaagacgtaaacgtctttataggagccctgacaactgcccatgccagattgatgctctacgacttgttagacaaactgcaggagagggtcttgtactgtgacacagacagcattgtctttacatcgagagggagcgactgggtgccgcccctgggggcatatcttggtgacctgactgatgagttaaacagcggagacatatgcggactgcctagtgaagactacatcacagagtttgtatcaggaggacccaaatgctatgcctataacacgatacagggtaaaacagctgtcaaatgtaaaggcgtcacattaaacgctagaaacgcctccgtcgtcaccccccagtcactgattggcctcgtacaggcttatgtaaccaatcacaacacacacactttgaccacagtgtctgaaactatcaggcgtgataaaaagaagttccatcttaaaaacgagacagtttttaagcaagtcagagtggtgtacaataagcggagggtgttgtctgactatacgacccttccttatggatactaa
- the LOC120820789 gene encoding dickkopf-related protein 1 isoform X1, with product MHFTSAHRFLAVYLTLFGYLGDVYAGAVLVNSNAIKNLPGTSAGKGAETVSPTPRTSPPGSLGHKLPADTLQSGVCTDDEDCDGDEFCNDARGACLPCRKSRKRCARDSMCCAGNRCSNGVCQANDIDGTDASIITGGNKHNKTMEHHAKKPPTAHSNQLHAAKGQEGDTCLRSADCSEGLCCARHFWSRICKPVLTEGQVCTRHRRKGTHGLELFQRCDCGDGLACRPEKGEQDHSVSRTAARNLHTCQRR from the exons ATGCACTTCACGTCGGCGCATCGCTTCTTGGCTGTCTATCTCACTCTGTTTGGATACCTTGGGGACGTTTACGCAGGGGCAGTCCTGGTAAACTCCAATGCCATCAAAAACTTGCCCGGTACTTCGGCCGGCAAAGGCGCCGAAACTGTCAGTCCGACTCCGCGCACCTCGCCCCCCGGTAGCCTGGGTCACAAATTACCCGCGGACACCTTACAG TCAGGTGTTTGCACAGATGATGAAGACTGTGACGGTGATGAATTCTGCAACGACGCCCGCGGCGCCTGTCTGCCCTGCCGTAAGAGCCGGAAGCGTTGCGCACGGGACTCCATGTGTTGCGCAGGAAACCGGTGCAGCAATG GCGTTTGCCAGGCAAATGACATCGATGGTACAGATGCATCTATCATAACTGGCGGGAACAAACACAATAAGACCATGGAGCATCACGCCAAGAAACCTCCCACGGCCCACAGCAATCAGCTCCATGCTGCAAAAG GTCAGGAAGGAGACACTTGCCTGAGATCTGCCGACTGCTCTGAGGGTCTGTGCTGCGCCAGACACTTCTGGTCTCGCATCTGTAAGCCCGTGCTGACGGAGGGCCAGGTGTGTACGCGCCACCGCAGGAAAGGCACCCACGGCTTGGAGCTGTTCCAGCGCTGTGACTGTGGCGACGGTCTGGCCTGCCGACCTGAGAAAGGAGAGCAAGACCACAGTGTCAGCAGGACAGCAGCCCGGAACCTACACACCTGTCAGAGACGCTGA
- the LOC120820789 gene encoding dickkopf-related protein 1 isoform X2 encodes MHFTSAHRFLAVYLTLFGYLGDVYAGAVLVNSNAIKNLPGTSAGKGAETVSPTPRTSPPGSLGHKLPADTLQQSGVCTDDEDCDGDEFCNDARGACLPCRKSRKRCARDSMCCAGNRCSNGVCQANDIDGTDASIITGGNKHNKTMEHHAKKPPTAHSNQLHAAKGQEGDTCLRSADCSEGLCCARHFWSRICKPVLTEGQVCTRHRRKGTHGLELFQRCDCGDGLACRPEKGEQDHSVSRTAARNLHTCQRR; translated from the exons ATGCACTTCACGTCGGCGCATCGCTTCTTGGCTGTCTATCTCACTCTGTTTGGATACCTTGGGGACGTTTACGCAGGGGCAGTCCTGGTAAACTCCAATGCCATCAAAAACTTGCCCGGTACTTCGGCCGGCAAAGGCGCCGAAACTGTCAGTCCGACTCCGCGCACCTCGCCCCCCGGTAGCCTGGGTCACAAATTACCCGCGGACACCTTACAG CAGTCAGGTGTTTGCACAGATGATGAAGACTGTGACGGTGATGAATTCTGCAACGACGCCCGCGGCGCCTGTCTGCCCTGCCGTAAGAGCCGGAAGCGTTGCGCACGGGACTCCATGTGTTGCGCAGGAAACCGGTGCAGCAATG GCGTTTGCCAGGCAAATGACATCGATGGTACAGATGCATCTATCATAACTGGCGGGAACAAACACAATAAGACCATGGAGCATCACGCCAAGAAACCTCCCACGGCCCACAGCAATCAGCTCCATGCTGCAAAAG GTCAGGAAGGAGACACTTGCCTGAGATCTGCCGACTGCTCTGAGGGTCTGTGCTGCGCCAGACACTTCTGGTCTCGCATCTGTAAGCCCGTGCTGACGGAGGGCCAGGTGTGTACGCGCCACCGCAGGAAAGGCACCCACGGCTTGGAGCTGTTCCAGCGCTGTGACTGTGGCGACGGTCTGGCCTGCCGACCTGAGAAAGGAGAGCAAGACCACAGTGTCAGCAGGACAGCAGCCCGGAACCTACACACCTGTCAGAGACGCTGA
- the LOC120820788 gene encoding cGMP-dependent protein kinase 1 isoform X3 codes for MRRALQLDWRLMCDRRATAVSFVGGRPGAGSELQLIPAWVGDLSRSRMDSWDTDSEDSHVWDDSSEEDELEVKYNKEEDIRTANVIAAEAVTCLVIDRDSFKHLIGGLEEVSSKGHEDADAKAKYEAENAFFFNLNLADFNIIDTLGVGGFGRVELVQLKSDENKTFAMKILKKRHIVDTRQQEHIRSEKLIMQEAHSDFIVRLYRTFKDSKYLYMLMEACLGGELWTILRDRGSFEDSTTRFYTACVVEAFAYLHSKGIIYRDLKPENLILDHRGYAKLVDFGFAKKIGFGKKTWTFCGTPEYVAPEIILNKGHDISADYWSLGILMFELLTGSPPFSGPDPMKTYNIILRGIDMIEFPKKITKNAGNLIKKLCRDNPSERLGNLKNGVKDIQKHKWFEGFNWEGLKKGTLTPPIVPNVTSAVDTSNFDSFPEDNEDPPPDDNSGWDVDF; via the exons ATGAGAAGAGCGCTACAATTGGATTGGAGATTGATGTGCGACCGGAGAGCGACAGCGGTGTCTTTTGTCGGAGGGCGGCCCGGGGCTGGTTCAGAGTTACAGCTCATCCCAGCGTGGGTGGGGGACCTTTCACGGAGCAGGATGGATTCTTGGGATACGGACTCTGAGGACTCACATGTTTGGGACGACTCATCGGAGGAGGACGAACTTGAAGTCAAATATAATAAAGA GGAGGACATAAGGACAGCCAACGTCATTGCAGCAGAGGCAGTCACCTGTCTGGTCATCGACAGAGA TTCATTTAAGCACCTGATTGGAGGTTTGGAGGAGGTTTCCAGTAAAGGCCACGAGGATGCTGATGCCAAAGCCAA ATACGAAGCGGAGAATGCATTTTTCTTCAACCTCAACCTCGCCGACTTCAACATCATCGACACTCTGGGAGTCGGCGGATTTGGCCGCGTTGAGCTG GTTCAGCTCAAGAGCGACGAGAACAAAACCTTCGCAATGaagatcctgaagaagcggcACATTGTCGACACGAGGCAGCAGGAGCACATTCGTTCAGAGAAACTCATCATGCAGGAGGCCCACTCTGACTTCATCGTTAG ACTCTACAGAACATTCAAGGACAGCAAGTACCTCTACATGTTGATGGAGGCGTGTTTAGGAGGAGAGCTGTGGACCATTCTTCGTGACCG GGGTTCATTTGAGGACTCAACCACCAGGTTTTACACGGCGTGTGTGGTGGAGGCCTTTGCCTACCTGCATTCCAAAGGAATCATCTACAGAGACCTCAAACCAGAGAACCTTATTTTGGACCACAGAGGATATGCCAAACTG GTCGACTTTGGCTTCGCCAAGAAGATCGGATTCGGAAAGAAAACGTGGACCTTCTGCGGAACGCCGGAGTATGTAGCACCAGAGATCATTCTGAACAAGGGCCATGACATCTCAGCCGACTACTGGTCTCTGGGAATCCTCATGTTTGAGCTCTTAACTGGCAG CCCTCCATTCTCTGGCCCGGATCCCATGAAAACCTACAACATCATCTTGAGAGGAATCGACATGATAGAATTTCCAAAGAAAATTACCAAAAATGCTGGCAACCTAATTAAAAAGCTATGCAG GGATAATCCTTCTGAACGACTGGGAAACTTGAAAAATGGTGTCAAAGACATTCAAAAGCACAA ATGGTTTGAGGGCTTTAACTGGGAGGGCTTGAAGAAGGGGACATTGACCCCTCCTATCGTCCCTAAT GTGACATCAGCCGTAGACACAAGTAACTTTGACAGCTTCCCAGAGGACAACGAGGACCCGCCTCCTGACGACAACTCCGGCTGGGACGTTGATTTTTGA